A single Pan troglodytes isolate AG18354 chromosome 19, NHGRI_mPanTro3-v2.0_pri, whole genome shotgun sequence DNA region contains:
- the KRTAP4-3 gene encoding keratin-associated protein 4-3: MVSSCCGSVCSDQSCCQGLCQESCCRPSSCQTTCCRTTCCRPSCCISSCCRPSCCISSCCKPSCCRTTCCRPSCCISSCCRPSCCISSCCKPSCCRTTCCKPSCCRTTCCRPSCCISSCCRPSCCISSCCKPSCCQTTCCRPSCCISSCYRPQCCQPSCCRPACCISSCCHPSCCVSSCRCPSSCQATCCRTTCFRPICCGSSCC; the protein is encoded by the coding sequence ATGGTCAGCTCCTGTTGTGGCTCTGTCTGCTCTGACCAGAGCTGTTGTCAAGGTCTCTGCCAGGAGAGCTGCTGCCGCCCCAGCAGCTGCCAGACCACCTGCTGCAGGACCACCTGCTGCCGCCCCAGCTGTTGCATTTCCAGTTGCTGCAGGCCTTCCTGCTGTATCTCCAGCTGCTGCAAACCCAGCTGCTGCAGGACCACCTGCTGCCGCCCCAGCTGCTGCATTTCCAGTTGCTGCAGGCCTTCCTGCTGTATCTCCAGCTGCTGCAAACCCAGCTGCTGCAGGACCACCTGCTGCAAACCCAGCTGCTGCAGGACCACCTGCTGCCGCCCCAGCTGCTGCATTTCTAGTTGCTGCAGGCCTTCCTGCTGTATCTCTAGCTGCTGCAAACCCAGCTGCTGCCAGACCACCTGCTGCCGCCCCAGCTGCTGTATCTCCAGCTGCTACAGGCCCCAGTGCTGCCAGCCCTCCTGCTGCCGCCCGGCTTGCTGCATTTCTAGCTGCTGTCATCCCAGCTGCTGTGTGTCCAGCTGCCGCTGCCCTTCCAGCTGCCAGGCCACCTGCTGTAGAACAACCTGCTTCCGCCCCATCTGCTGCGGCAGTTCTTGCTGCTGA
- the KRTAP4-4 gene encoding keratin-associated protein 4-4 has translation MVNSCCGSVCSDQGCGLENCCRPSCCQTTCCRTTCCRPSCCVSSCCRPQCCQTTCCRTTCCHPSCCVSSCCRPQCCQSVCCQPTCCRPQCCQTTCCRTTCCHPSCCRPQCCQSVCCQPTCCCPSYCVSSCCRPQCCQTTCCRTTCCRPSCCVSSCYRPHCGQSLCC, from the coding sequence ATGGTCAACTCCTGTTGTGGCTCTGTGTGCTCTGACCAGGGCTGTGGCCTAGAGAACTGCTGCCGTCCCAGCTGCTGCCAGACCACCTGCTGCAGGACCACCTGCTGCCGCCCCAGCTGCTGTGTGTCCAGCTGCTGCAGACCCCAGTGCTGCCAGACCACCTGCTGCAGGACCACCTGCTGCCACCCCAGCTGCTGTGTGTCCAGCTGCTGCAGACCCCAGTGCTGCCAGTCTGTGTGCTGCCAGCCCACCTGCTGCAGACCCCAATGCTGCCAGACTACCTGCTGTAGGACCACCTGCTGCCACCCCAGCTGCTGCAGGCCCCAGTGCTGCCAGTCTGTGTGCTGCCAGCCCACCTGCTGCTGCCCCAGCTACTGTGTGTCCAGCTGCTGCAGACCCCAGTGCTGCCAGACCACCTGCTGCAGAACCACCTGCTGCCGCCCCAGCTGCTGTGTGTCCAGCTGCTACAGGCCCCATTGTGGCCAGTCTCTATGCTGCTAG